The Mucilaginibacter rubeus genomic interval CTCGCCCCTGTTAATATCGATATAATTTATTTTCAGATCGCAGACAGAAGGGTTAACGGGCGGGCTGCTTCCTGCTTTTACAGAAATTAAAGTGAACGATATGTAATCACTTCGGATCATATCGCCCTGGGGACTGTATTCAAAATCCCTGATCACTCCCGAATAAAGTGGGAATGATTGCCCGGCCACTATAACCGTGTAATTACTTGTTACCCCGTTTTGGTTACGCTGATAAGTCACTTCGCAATTATTTCCATTAGTCGGCTGCCTGGTGTCTGCGTCAATAATACTTATGAATACATCGCCCTGGTCTATCTGTCCGCCGTTTTGATCGGGGTAGGTTGTTGAGCTGATGATTTCATTTATTGTAGCTGTAATATTCATTTATTTATGAGTTTGTTTTAGGGAGGGAGTCATTTAAAAAATGTTGAAGTACATGGTTGATAGTGTTATAGTTAAACCAACTCCTGTGGTGTTAACATCAAACTTGTTATAAACCGGTACACATTTGGCTTTTTGCCTAGCCTTGATCCTGAAATATCTGCCTTCTCCTTCACGGTATTTAGAGGCTTTTACCACAAACTGATTGGCCATTTGCTGTGCCTGTGCTATGTAGGTTTCGTTGTCGGCGGTATACTGTCCAAAATCCGTTTTAAACAGGAACTCCATATAAACGGTAAATGTATTATCAACAGAACCATTAACCTGCGGACTGACCTCAATGGGTTGTGGCGGATAGAGAAATACGCATGGAAAGGTAATGTCGTCTGCAAGGGTATTTAATTCGGCCTGGGTGCCGTAGGCAAATGCCGGTTGGCCGTTAAGTGTTTGTACAATAGCTTCTATTTGGTTACGCATAATAATTATAGAGCCCAAATCCCCGGTTTGGGTTGGTTAATTGTGTTAATAGCCTTGCCAGGGATAAGGCACTTAAATTGAGGTTTGAGATAGTTCGCTGTACCGTTTTTGATACTCGGCCTCGGTTTGGTTTAACAGGAGTTTGGTGAGTACCCGCTCATATGGCATACTCATGATCAGGTGCCATTTGGTAATATCGCCACCGGCCAATGAGTTTACTGTATTGATATACTTGAATTTTTCGAACGATTGGATCCCCGCCCTTTTTTCAAGCGCGGTAGAAGCCGAAGCCAGAAGTTTGTTTTCGCTATCGATAAGTTCGGATAACATGTAAAAAAATGCCTCGAGATGGGCAGTGCCTCCGTTACCCGTAGCTTTTTTACTTCATCCATAAAGCTTTCAACCTCATATTCATTGTATTGTTTGCCTGTTGCCCGGCAGTAAAAATATTGCGCCAAAACCTGGCAGCATGCATTTAGCGAAGGGTTAAATTGCTCCTGCCAGTCATCTTCGCCATGGGTTTTTATATGCGTGTTTATTTCTTCGGTAATGATATCGCGTGCCGCCATAAAAGCGCCAGCAGGTTCAACCGAAAGGTTTTGCATTACTTTTACCATTGTTTCTTTGGGCGATGATCCATTAATGCCTGGTAATGTGAAAGTTACCTCTTTCGGGATCACATTGCTACTGTATAGGTATTTGATCTGGTTCGATAATGAAAACACTGTGTCGCCAAACTGGTGCAACTCATCATAGCTTTTGATATTCTGAAGCTCAGGAACAGGTATACCGGAAAGTATGCTGATCGCTTCAATGTCTGTTATATCAGTCTTTGCCTGCAGGTCCATCATTTGACCAAGGCTTATTTCATTTAGTTGCGTTGGCATCTGAATGCGAAGCTTACCCACTGTGGTTTTTACTATTCGTTCTATCATAATTAAAATTTGTATCGGTTTAGATCAAAATGCTCAGATCAGTCCGTGTAACGCATTTGTTTGTTGACTGCTTTGCTGTTGAGGCAGGCGTGATTGAAGTTTCCCGGCATTGCTTATTCTTAATTTATTAAGGGCGATATACCTTAAGGGATCTATCAAGTGGTTCCATGAATCAACCGGTTCATTAACGGTTTTGCCTGTTGTATCTACACGCCATTTGTAACGGTTAAGCTCATTACGAAGGTTTACACTGTTACGTGTTACATTTATTTTGTAACGCCTCAAGATATCAATAGAGTTCTTGACGCTGTCGGCGCCTTTTTTTGCGGCCGTGGTACGCCATCCCAGGCGTTTTAGTTCTTCAATTGATTTTGGTTCGGCGCTATCGGCAATGATCTCGTTGTTGATGCTTACCCCCGCTGCTTTTAATTTTGCAGATATATCGGTATTGGTTAAACCAGTTTCGTAAAACAATTCATTGGCCCACAACTCACCATTTTGCTGGTATAGCTCGATACAGCCGGTTTCATCATTTGTAAAACCGAAATCCAGGCCCAAGGCTATCAAACGGGCATCTGCCGGGATAGATTCGCAGATATGCCAGTTGTCAAATATCAGCCCGGTTATTTTGCCTGTTAAGCCGCGGGCGTATACCTTCCACAGCTCAATGTCAGCGGTTTTTAAGGCTTCTATTTTATCGTGCATTTCCTGTGCTAAAAAGGGATTATGCCTATGGTCGGATATAATAAGTTGTACGCCCGGTTTCCCGATCAGGTGTTCATGTACCCAAAAGCCGGAGTTTGGGTTATAGTCGATAAAAATGCGCTTTTTAGTGCGAAGGGCCAGTTCGGTATATACATCCCAGGTAAGGCCATTGGCTTCATTTATGAACAAATAATCACGCTTCCCGGACTTCGCATCCTGGCTATTATCGTAACTTTTGAACTCTATTATGCTACCGTTAGCGAACTCAAAAATACGATCACTTTTATTATAGTTTTTAATTTTTACCTGTAGAACCGGCGAAGATCCATATATATTCAACGCATCGCGCATAGCGCCTGCTTTAAGGTTAGGGATATCCTGGCCTACTATAGTGATTACCTGCTTGGGGCTTTCGCCGGCGATACAAAATAGCGCCTGTTCAATGGCAAATGTTTTGCCGCTGCTGGTACCGCCCTGATTAATCACTATGTGCGCGGTTGAAAGATAATTTTGTTTAAACAGGATTGAACACTGAAAACCTTCTGGTTCTTTAAGTGTAATTTCGGTACTTACTTCGTCATTGGTCATGATTATTAATTGTTTATCTGCTGGCTGAAGTGCTGTTGGATACGGATGTTATAGTTTTACATCTTTTTCGCTGTCGGCAGGAGGAGGGCCAGAGTTAACGATCTCTACTTTGAGGGTGTTTTCGGTTTCTGTATTGGTTGAGGCCTGCTCGTGTTTCTCGCTCCACCCCATACTTTTTAACGCGAACATTGCGCCTGTTGTATTTTGATGTAAATGTGCTTCATAGCTGGCTTCTACGCGCAAAATTCCTTGTTTAATAGCTTGCGAGAAGCGGCCATGCTGCACATGATCCTGAAATTCCTGACGGCTGTTAAAGCCAAGGGCGAGGGCTAATCCGGAGAGGGTGGCCGGTTCGGGCTCACGGTCCCAAACTTTGTGTTCAATAGTTTCTGCATTGTCTTTGTTGCTTTTTAAAGGTTTTTGTTCGAGGTGATATTCACCTTTTATAGTGTCGAAATATTTATCAATAAGCCGCTTAAGCTGGGCGGCATTATTGCAGGAAGATATATCGGATTTCATTATGTTATCAATGCCGAATGGCATAAAAGAATAATCAAATGTCGGAAATATATTTTACAATTACTAATTTTATTGGTAATAATTTTTGTGCTGATAAAAGCCCAAATGGTAAGTGGTAATTATGAATAAATGTAAATATTTTCTTTTTTAATAGAAAATATTTACATTTGTATATGAGCAAAGCAATCAAACACCGTAGTACGGCTATAGAAGCCAGGCAAGGGCAGGCGGCATCCCGTCCTTATGTATTTACCGATGCGCCTATGCAGGTTTTTAATGATCTGCTGGTGCCTTATGAAACCTATTTTAAATCGCCTTTAGCTAAACTTGGGGCTATAAAACAAGGGTTGCATTCCAATTCCATCACCGATTTACTAAAAGTAACCGGTGCAACTCAAAGTGATATTGCCAAATGGCTGCATATTACCGAGCCTACCTTGCGTAAGCATTTACAAAGCGCCCATGAGCTAAACCAGGGGCTTAGCGAGCATATCATTCAACTTTTTGAACTTTTTGATAAAGGCCTTGATACATTTGGTGCCCTTGATCAGTTTAAAGGCTGGTTAAAACAATACAATCCGGGTATCGATGCCATCCCTTATGAGCTGCTTGATACCATAACAGGTATTAGCATTGTGATAAGTCAGCTGATCCGCATTGATTATGGTGTTCTTGCTTAATATCAATTATTGAATTAATGATTTAGTGAATTGTTGATTACTATCAACAGAACTGTATTTTTGATCGCTAAATAGTTTATTAATCTATCCTTCTATCTTTTGAACGTTTACCGGATAAGTCAAACCAAATATGCGCATGACCGTAAAGGTTCAGGTATTGACGGCCGCTGGAATTCATTAGGGCAATACATGATCTACACGGGCGGTTCCCTGGCCCTTTCATGTCTCGAAAAACTGGCCCATTCACCAGGCACAGCTTTGTACGCCGGCGATTTCTCCGTCATTATATTTCAAATACCTGATAACCTGCCCATATTTGAGATTACTTTAAACCAGCTTCAAAAACTTAATGCCAATTGGTATAAGGTAATTAATTACCCTGCCACTCAAATGCTTGGCGATACCTGGTTGCGAAAAATGGAAACAGCTGTTTTGAAGGTACCCTCGGCAATTATCGACCTGGAGTATAATTACCTGCTCAATCCGGCTCATGCTGACTATAATAAAATAACCATCAGCAGTGTAAGTAAGTTCGCTTTCGACCCCCGGCTCAAGGCGCAATAAGACTTTGCACAAACAAATAACTTAAATAATTATTTTATAATTGCACGGATATAACCTTTACACATCCTGCATCGAATAATTATAATGGGTATTAATAAAACAGGCATTTTAATATTTGCAGGCTTGCTCATAGGCATACGGGTGCATGCCCAGGATCAAAAATACATCCCCATAGGGCATACTAAATATAAGGATACAATACTTGTCACCCATCCCGATACCACCTTTGATAAAGATATTTTTGATGTTATAGGATCCATTTTTGGCGAAAGCAAGAAGCCAGGTAAGGTTGACTCTGTAACTTCAAAACCTGTAATATCAATTATCCCTGCCATAGGATATACTTTGCAAACCGGCCTGGCCGGTACCATATCCGGCAATGTAATTTTCAGGTTAGCGCCAGATACGCGTATCTCCACAATCACAGTAAATCCTGCGTACACTCAAAATAAACAGGTAATTATCCCCATACAATCAAACATCTGGTCAAAAAACAATAAGTATGATTTTATCGGCGATTTCAGGTTTTATAAATACCCACAAAGTAGTTTTGGCTTAGGCAGTAATTCTGACAGGGATAACGAAAACCCCTTAGTTTATAGCTTTTTTCGTTTTCATGAGACTGTATTGCGCAATGTAACCGGGAATTTTTACGCCGGTTTGGGCTATATTTTTGATGATAGGTGGAATATGTACGAGAAGGGGCAGCTCAATGGAAAGGTATCGGATTATGAACGATACGGCCCCGTTAGTCATGCCATATCGACAGGGATAACATTTAGCGGATTGTATGACAGCCGCGATAACCCGATCAATGCATCGCGTGGGTTTTACAGCTCATTGCAGTACCGGGACAATTATACTTTTTTAGGAAGTACAACCGCCTGGCGTTCATTAATTGTTGACGTGCGTAAGTATTTCAGGTTTCCTGAAAGTTCAGATAACGTGCTGGCATTTTGGTCATACGATTGGTTGGTACTACACGGCCGCCCGGCCTACCTTGATTTGCCAGCCACAGGGCATGACCCAAGCTTCACAACCGGTCGCGGATATATACAGGGCAGGTTCAGAGGTGCGCAAATGGTTTACCTGGAAAGTGAGTACCGGTTTAAAATAATGCGCAATGGATTATTGGGCGGCGTGGCCTTTGTAAACGGCGAATCGTTTTCGGCAGCGCCAGGTACGGCCTTGCAAACTATGCAGCCCGGTTTTGGCGCGGGTTTAAGAGTAAAGCTAAACAAAGTGTCTAAAACCAATATTGCCATTGATTATGGTTTCGGGCGTGAAGGATCAAAAGGCCTGTTTATTAATGTAGGCGAGGTGTTTTAATTGCTGTATATTAATTTGACTGACAGTGTACCGTATACACGGTAGATTTTATTTTTTGTATTTATTGCGATTAAAAGGCCATAGAAACAGGTTGTTGTTTATTTGTTTTTTGCATTTTTATTAAAAGTGTGTTGTGGTACAATAAAATAGCAACTTTTGCATGAATATTGACGTATATCATACAAAGGTTAAAAAAAGTTAAAAAATTAATTTGTTTAACTACAATTAATGAAATTTGTAATTATTTATTGCTATGTTTATTCGCCAATAAGCCTATGATCCGTACCAGTTTTACTAAATGGTTTGTTTTACTAAGTTTGTCCATTTCGGTGGCCTTAACTTCCTGCCAGAAAGATGAGGAGGTAAAGGATATTAACGCGGTTAAAACAGCTACAAGTAAAGACAGCGTATCATCAGTAAACATTATCAATATCCCGGGTAATTTCCTTGCAGGAAAGGGTACCTTAAAAGTTACCATCGAAGATTCAACCTATACTTTTGATGCCAGCCAGGATTCAATCGCATTTATCAATGTGCATAACGGCGATGACAAATATTTCGGCATCACGGCAATCAACAAGGCGCATAACATGAGTTTTGGCATTAGCTCATTAGGGTTGGCCTCGGTGAAAACCAGTAATGATGTAGCCGGAAGCCAGTTTCTGTTTAAAGTTGATGACAAAAAGCCTTTATTGCAATATACGCTCACCAGGTATGCGGGTCAGCAGGATTTTGGTAAGATAGATATGGATCAGTATAATCACGAAAATATAATTGCTAAAGGTACCTTCTTTACCTTTTTGGCTAAAGATGATAAGTCCGACTCTCCGTTTTACCGGGTGGAGGGCAGCTTTGAGTTGCAGCTTAAATAAAATACCCTTCTGGTTTTGGGCTGATTTGAAAAACTTTTCTTCAGTAATATTAAGGTAAAAAAGCCATTACCAAATTGTCATTAGTGCTTTAAAGGGCGGTAATACGGCTCTTTTTTTGTACCTTTACGCAAATTTTAAAAACATTGATGAAAGTATTTATTGCAGGTCTTCCTTTAGAAGTAGATGAGGCCGAATTAACAGCTGTTTTTGGTGATTTCGGGCCTGTTAAATCGCTCCGGATCATTAAAGATCGCGAAACAAAAGAGAGTAAGGGTTTTGGTTTTGTGGAGATGGTTAACGAGGATGAAGCGAAAGAAGCGATACGTTGCATGAATGGAGCAAGTTATTATGGCCGCAGGATCACGGTTAACATAGCCGAAGATAAAGGTCCTGGCTTTAACGGTGGTGGCCAAAAAGGTGGCTTCAGGCGTAATTAATACCAAATAAAACATTATTCTTCTTTTTCAAAATATTAGCCGGCATTGCCGGCTTTTTTGTTTTTAAACATAATGTTGAAATTGAATAATTAAAATCATATTACATTAATTGGGTTGCCGGAAAAAACTTATTTTAGTATGTCTATAAGTAATTGGTAGACTGATGAGACAAAACAGATTACTACAACCTTACCTGCAATTTAATGGCCAATTATATCTGCTCTTATTATCTTCCATATTCCAGGATTCGCCTGCTTACTTACAATTTTAAATAATAGCAGTGTGTACTTTCCTGAAACCGGCAATAGCGGCAATTGCGCTTTGGCTTGTAGCTTTTTCAGCTTTTGGCCAGGCGCCTGATATTACCTATACCACTCCAAATGTTTATATTCTTGGTGCTGAAATAACGCCCTTAAGTCCTTCAAATATCGGTGGCGCTGTGCCTGCCACTATTTATGGTGAAACTAAGATTGTAGCGGGCACAGGTCAGTTTGGCAATGTAAATGGCGATGCAGCTACTGCACAGTTTAAATTGCCATATGGTATAAGTATGGATGCCGACGGAAATACGTATATAGCTGAAAGCGGCGGCGGGATCCGTATGATAAGCACTTCCGGACAAGTTTCGTCAATTGCTACTGATGCGTTGCCCGGCCCTCCCTTTAACATACCAAAGCTTAATAATCCCCGCGGCGTAGTTAAGGATAAAAACGGCAATTTATTCGTAGCCAATTACAGCAACCACAACATATTAAAAATTACCCCTTCAGGGATAATTACAGTTTTTGCCGGTATTAACCAAAGCGGTACCGCCGATGGTCCGGGTAATGTGGCAAATATTATCAATCCTAATGGTATTGCAATTGATAAGGACGATAATCTTTATGTGTCGGATGTGAATAACGCAATTCGCAAAATTTCTCCATCGGGGTATGTATATACGCTTGCCGGGCAGCCGGCGGCAGGTACATTAGATGGACTGGGGCCTGGTGCCAAGTTTAACAAACCGGCCGGACTTGCAGTTAATAAAGACGGGAACATATACGTAGCAGATCAGGCTGGGTTTGTGATTCGCAAAATTACCCCTAACGGGCAGGTTACAACAATAGCGGGTAGCGGTTCCTTTGGTACGGGTGATGGAAACGGAGCCGCTGCCAACTTTCAGTTTCCTGTAGGGATAACGGTTGATCCATCTGATAATTTATATGTTACGGACGGTGGCGTAGGTACTGTACGGAGGATTTCGCCGGATGGGGAGGTTAAAACTATAGCAGGGGGCGGCCCGGTAGGAGCGGAAAGCGGGGTTGGTGCCAATGTTCATTTTAGTAGCCCGAGCGGTATAACAATTGGGCCGGATGGTAATTTATACGTGGCTGAGTATGGTAAAAATGCTATAAAACGTGTTATAGCAACCGGCTACACTATTGATAAAGCGTTGCCTGCCGGTCTTGTCTTTGATCCTAAAACCGGCATTATTACTGGCACACCTACAGTTTTATGGCCAGCTACTAATTATACTGTTACCGCATATAATGCAGCTGGCAGCAGTAAGTTCATATTGAGTATAGAGGTTGATGAAGTGGCAAAGCCGGTTCTCAATAGTAGCAGTGCCAGTGGGACTATTGCGGCCTGTGTTGGAGCAGCATCTGCAAATTATCAAACATTCATGGTGGCGGGAACTAACCTCACCAACGATGCAGTTGTTGTAGCTCCTGCCAATTTTGAAGTGTCGTTAACGCCGGTTGGCGGTTATAGTAGCACCGTCACCATACCACTTGTTGATTTGGAGCTGCCGCCAGACGGTGACGGAATTGCCGTGTATGTTCGTTCTGCAGCAACAGCGCCTGCCGGAAACCTAACCGGTACTGTGTTGTTAAAATCAACAGGGGTAACTGATGTTCTGGTGCCTGTAAGCGGAGTGGTAAACCAGATTATGATATTGGAGGTGAGTATTAATCAACAAATTTTGGGCTGCCCAGGCGAGCAGGTGATACTTGTTGCGTTGACACCCAACCCGGCAAATAATCTGAATTATCAGTGGTATGTAAACGGGAGTCCTCAGGGTGCCAACAGTGTAAATTTTATAAGCTCTGACGTTAGCAGTACTGATGTTATAACGGTAACTATGACTAATACCGTCGATTGTACAACTTCGCCATCCGTTACTTCTGCCCCGGCATCACCCATGTATATACCGTTAGTAACGCCGGTAGTATCTGCAGAACAACAGGGTTTAGCGTGTCCGGGGCAATCAGTAATGTTTGTGGCAAATACCCATGGTACTGAGACTGCTAACTCTGTTTACCGTTGGGAGATCAACAATATTGATCAGCATAATAACAGCAAAACATTCCCGGCGCCTGTTACAATTACTGCGGGTGATAAAGTGACTGTTACGCTGACCAATATAAGTGATTGCGGTCCATTGAGTACAACTTCAGCCCCAATATCGCCTGCGTATATACCTGTAGTGTTCCCGGTAGTAACGGTAGAACAACCGGATTTGGCCTGCCCGGGGCAA includes:
- a CDS encoding PBSX family phage terminase large subunit, which gives rise to MTNDEVSTEITLKEPEGFQCSILFKQNYLSTAHIVINQGGTSSGKTFAIEQALFCIAGESPKQVITIVGQDIPNLKAGAMRDALNIYGSSPVLQVKIKNYNKSDRIFEFANGSIIEFKSYDNSQDAKSGKRDYLFINEANGLTWDVYTELALRTKKRIFIDYNPNSGFWVHEHLIGKPGVQLIISDHRHNPFLAQEMHDKIEALKTADIELWKVYARGLTGKITGLIFDNWHICESIPADARLIALGLDFGFTNDETGCIELYQQNGELWANELFYETGLTNTDISAKLKAAGVSINNEIIADSAEPKSIEELKRLGWRTTAAKKGADSVKNSIDILRRYKINVTRNSVNLRNELNRYKWRVDTTGKTVNEPVDSWNHLIDPLRYIALNKLRISNAGKLQSRLPQQQSSQQTNALHGLI
- a CDS encoding terminase small subunit; its protein translation is MKSDISSCNNAAQLKRLIDKYFDTIKGEYHLEQKPLKSNKDNAETIEHKVWDREPEPATLSGLALALGFNSRQEFQDHVQHGRFSQAIKQGILRVEASYEAHLHQNTTGAMFALKSMGWSEKHEQASTNTETENTLKVEIVNSGPPPADSEKDVKL
- a CDS encoding antitoxin Xre/MbcA/ParS toxin-binding domain-containing protein, which codes for MSKAIKHRSTAIEARQGQAASRPYVFTDAPMQVFNDLLVPYETYFKSPLAKLGAIKQGLHSNSITDLLKVTGATQSDIAKWLHITEPTLRKHLQSAHELNQGLSEHIIQLFELFDKGLDTFGALDQFKGWLKQYNPGIDAIPYELLDTITGISIVISQLIRIDYGVLA
- a CDS encoding RES family NAD+ phosphorylase produces the protein MNVYRISQTKYAHDRKGSGIDGRWNSLGQYMIYTGGSLALSCLEKLAHSPGTALYAGDFSVIIFQIPDNLPIFEITLNQLQKLNANWYKVINYPATQMLGDTWLRKMETAVLKVPSAIIDLEYNYLLNPAHADYNKITISSVSKFAFDPRLKAQ
- a CDS encoding RNA recognition motif domain-containing protein gives rise to the protein MKVFIAGLPLEVDEAELTAVFGDFGPVKSLRIIKDRETKESKGFGFVEMVNEDEAKEAIRCMNGASYYGRRITVNIAEDKGPGFNGGGQKGGFRRN
- a CDS encoding gliding motility-associated C-terminal domain-containing protein, with the protein product MCTFLKPAIAAIALWLVAFSAFGQAPDITYTTPNVYILGAEITPLSPSNIGGAVPATIYGETKIVAGTGQFGNVNGDAATAQFKLPYGISMDADGNTYIAESGGGIRMISTSGQVSSIATDALPGPPFNIPKLNNPRGVVKDKNGNLFVANYSNHNILKITPSGIITVFAGINQSGTADGPGNVANIINPNGIAIDKDDNLYVSDVNNAIRKISPSGYVYTLAGQPAAGTLDGLGPGAKFNKPAGLAVNKDGNIYVADQAGFVIRKITPNGQVTTIAGSGSFGTGDGNGAAANFQFPVGITVDPSDNLYVTDGGVGTVRRISPDGEVKTIAGGGPVGAESGVGANVHFSSPSGITIGPDGNLYVAEYGKNAIKRVIATGYTIDKALPAGLVFDPKTGIITGTPTVLWPATNYTVTAYNAAGSSKFILSIEVDEVAKPVLNSSSASGTIAACVGAASANYQTFMVAGTNLTNDAVVVAPANFEVSLTPVGGYSSTVTIPLVDLELPPDGDGIAVYVRSAATAPAGNLTGTVLLKSTGVTDVLVPVSGVVNQIMILEVSINQQILGCPGEQVILVALTPNPANNLNYQWYVNGSPQGANSVNFISSDVSSTDVITVTMTNTVDCTTSPSVTSAPASPMYIPLVTPVVSAEQQGLACPGQSVMFVANTHGTETANSVYRWEINNIDQHNNSKTFPAPVTITAGDKVTVTLTNISDCGPLSTTSAPISPAYIPVVFPVVTVEQPDLACPGQSVIFVANTHGTESVNSVYRWEVNNIDQHNGNKTFPAPATITAADKVTVTLTNTSDCGPLSATSSPISPEYTTPVVPPVVTVEQQGLACPGQSVMFVANTHGTEIANSAYRWEINNIDQHNNNKTFPAPVTITAADKVTVTLTNTSDCGPLSATSVSISPAYIPVVPPVVTVEQQGLACPGQSVMFVANTHGTEIANSAYRWEINNIDQHNNNKTFPAPATITAGDKVTVTLINTSDCGPLSAASSPISPSYNSPLTPIVTINPSSFYPACEGTVQTFIATSPNPGINPNYQWQLNHVNVGENSDSFKSNILKNGDVLTCTISSSGQCAIPGTSNEFFIQTKELPTVAFNGNVNIKKGESITLSPVLSNGIINYSWSPSVGLNNSTVSSPNASPTVTTSYTLIVTSAGGCQASASIKVNVLEQMLVPSAFTPNGDGVNDTWRIAGLAAYPNCTVNVFNRYGAGIFRSVGYSKDWNGSFNGYVLPSGTYYYVVDLKDGSKPLSGYVVLLK